The Acidobacteriota bacterium genome includes a window with the following:
- a CDS encoding GDSL-type esterase/lipase family protein, translating to MTFARIPGVTLFVALMLLAAACGSTPTAPTPPPPPPPVVADPPTLACPASIAASTTATTGIAVTFTTPVAEKGALPVTVSCTPPAGETFPIGDTRVECTAKDSLERSATCSFQVSVSRTPLLSKTRFLAFGDSITFGEVTVPVSSSRSLGTPSTRLIQVPWAAYPTALTRFLESRYTTQEDAIIVANYGLGGEKAINARDRFMAALNIVRPEVVLLMEGSNDIARGEDGAASGAAREISVMAAEARLRGMRVLLATVPPGRPGLSKTISPFLIADYNARMRIVAQSQGALLVDIFQALSTDVSRYIGIDGLHPTELGYAKIAETFYNVIRSEFEVR from the coding sequence ATGACATTCGCAAGGATCCCTGGGGTGACGTTGTTCGTCGCCCTGATGTTACTGGCGGCAGCGTGCGGCAGCACCCCGACCGCGCCGACGCCGCCGCCACCCCCGCCGCCGGTGGTTGCCGATCCGCCGACCCTGGCATGTCCGGCCTCCATCGCCGCGAGTACCACGGCGACCACTGGGATTGCGGTGACCTTCACCACGCCGGTCGCCGAGAAGGGCGCCTTGCCGGTGACCGTGTCCTGCACGCCGCCAGCCGGGGAGACGTTTCCGATCGGCGACACGCGCGTGGAATGCACGGCGAAGGATAGCCTCGAACGGTCCGCCACGTGTTCCTTCCAGGTATCGGTGTCGCGGACGCCGCTCCTGAGCAAGACACGCTTTCTGGCTTTTGGCGACAGCATCACCTTCGGTGAGGTAACGGTCCCGGTGTCATCGTCACGGTCCCTGGGCACGCCGTCGACGCGGTTGATTCAGGTCCCGTGGGCGGCGTACCCTACAGCCCTTACCCGGTTCCTCGAGTCGCGGTACACGACCCAGGAAGATGCCATCATCGTTGCCAACTACGGTCTCGGCGGCGAGAAGGCGATCAACGCCAGAGACCGTTTCATGGCGGCGTTGAACATCGTCCGGCCTGAGGTGGTGTTGCTGATGGAGGGCAGTAATGACATTGCCCGTGGCGAGGACGGCGCCGCGAGCGGCGCCGCCAGGGAGATCTCGGTGATGGCGGCTGAGGCCAGGCTCCGCGGCATGCGGGTCTTGCTGGCCACCGTACCGCCCGGCCGTCCGGGCTTGAGCAAAACCATTTCTCCGTTTCTGATTGCGGACTACAACGCCCGAATGCGGATTGTCGCGCAGAGCCAAGGCGCGCTGCTGGTCGATATCTTCCAGGCGCTGTCCACGGATGTGAGTCGGTACATCGGCATCGACGGCCTGCATCCGACGGAACTGGGCTACGCGAAGATCGCCGAAACCTTTTACAACGTAATCCGATCAGAGTTTGAAGTCCGCTGA